A genomic region of Drosophila kikkawai strain 14028-0561.14 chromosome X, DkikHiC1v2, whole genome shotgun sequence contains the following coding sequences:
- the Idh3a gene encoding probable isocitrate dehydrogenase [NAD] subunit alpha, mitochondrial isoform X2, with translation MAARFIQKIVNTTPAASRAYSSGAKKVTLIPGDGIGPEISAAVQKIFTAANVPIEWEAVDVTPVRGADGKFGIPQAAIDSVNTNKIGLKGPLMTPVGKGHRSLNLALRKEFNLYANVRPCRSLEGYKTLYDNVDVVTIRENTEGEYSGIEHEIVDGVVQSIKLITEEASKRVAEYAFQYAKNNNRKKVTVVHKANIMRMSDGLFLRCVRDMAQKFPEIQFEERYLDTVCLNMVQNPGKYDVLVMPNLYGDILSDMCAGLVGGLGLTPSGNMGLNGALFESVHGTAPDIAGKDLANPTALLLSAVMMLRHMELNQYADKIERAAFETIKESKYLTGDLGGRAKCSEFTNEICSKL, from the exons ATGGCCGCTAGATTCATACAGAAAATT GTCAACACAACTCCCGCGGCCAGCCGGGCCTACTCGTCCGGGGCCAAGAAGGTCACGCTGATTCCCGGCGATGGCATCGGACCCGAGATCTCCGCTGCCGTGCAGAAGATCTTTACGGCCGCCAATGTGCCCATTGAGTGGGAGGCCGTCGATGTGACCCCCGTTCGT GGCGCCGATGGAAAGTTTGGCATTCCACAGGCCGCCATCGATTCGGTAAACACGAACAAGATCGGCCTTAAGGGACCCCTGATGACCCCCGTGGGCAAGGGCCATCGCTCGCTTAACCTGGCCCTCCGCAAGGAGTTCAACCTGTACGCCAACGTGCGACCCTGCCGCAGCCTCGAGGGCTACAAGACCCTGTACGACAACGTGGACGTCGTCACCATTCGCGAGAACACCGAGGGCGAGTACTCGGGCATTGAGCACGAGATTGTCGATGGCGTTGTCCAGAGTATCAAGCTGATCACCGAGGAGGCCTCCAAGCGTGTGGCCGAGTACGCCTTCCAGTATGCCAAGAACAATAACCGCAAGAAGGTGACCGTTGTGCACAAGGCGAACATTAT GCGCATGTCCGACGGTCTGTTCCTGCGTTGTGTGCGCGACATGGCCCAGAAGTTCCCGGAAATCCAGTTCGAGGAGCGTTACCTGGACACGGTGTGCCTGAACATGGTGCAGAATCCCGGCAAATACGATGTGCTG GTGATGCCCAATCTGTATGGTGATATTCTGTCTGATATGTGCGCCGGTTTGGTCGGCGGTCTTGGACTGACGCCCTCTGGCAACATGGGCCTGAATGGAGCCCTGTTCGAGTCCGTGCACGGCACTGCCCCCGATATTGCCGGAAAGGATCTGGCCAATCCTACTGCCCTGCTGCTGTCTGCAGTGATGATGCTGCGCCATATGGAGCTCAACCAGTATGCGGATAAGATCGAGCGCGCTGCCTTCGAGACAATCAAGGAGAGCAAGTATCTCACTGGCGATCTCGGTGGCCGTGCCAAGTGCTCCGAGTTCACAAACGAGATCTGCTCCAAGCTGTAG
- the Idh3a gene encoding probable isocitrate dehydrogenase [NAD] subunit alpha, mitochondrial isoform X1: MAARFIQKILNQLGLTAARDATPAAAAATSAALKAQVNTTPAASRAYSSGAKKVTLIPGDGIGPEISAAVQKIFTAANVPIEWEAVDVTPVRGADGKFGIPQAAIDSVNTNKIGLKGPLMTPVGKGHRSLNLALRKEFNLYANVRPCRSLEGYKTLYDNVDVVTIRENTEGEYSGIEHEIVDGVVQSIKLITEEASKRVAEYAFQYAKNNNRKKVTVVHKANIMRMSDGLFLRCVRDMAQKFPEIQFEERYLDTVCLNMVQNPGKYDVLVMPNLYGDILSDMCAGLVGGLGLTPSGNMGLNGALFESVHGTAPDIAGKDLANPTALLLSAVMMLRHMELNQYADKIERAAFETIKESKYLTGDLGGRAKCSEFTNEICSKL; this comes from the exons ATGGCCGCTAGATTCATACAGAAAATT CTTAATCAATTGGGTCTGACTGCTGCGCGTGATGCGAcgccagcggcggcggcggcaacgtCGGCGGCGCTCAAAGCCCAG GTCAACACAACTCCCGCGGCCAGCCGGGCCTACTCGTCCGGGGCCAAGAAGGTCACGCTGATTCCCGGCGATGGCATCGGACCCGAGATCTCCGCTGCCGTGCAGAAGATCTTTACGGCCGCCAATGTGCCCATTGAGTGGGAGGCCGTCGATGTGACCCCCGTTCGT GGCGCCGATGGAAAGTTTGGCATTCCACAGGCCGCCATCGATTCGGTAAACACGAACAAGATCGGCCTTAAGGGACCCCTGATGACCCCCGTGGGCAAGGGCCATCGCTCGCTTAACCTGGCCCTCCGCAAGGAGTTCAACCTGTACGCCAACGTGCGACCCTGCCGCAGCCTCGAGGGCTACAAGACCCTGTACGACAACGTGGACGTCGTCACCATTCGCGAGAACACCGAGGGCGAGTACTCGGGCATTGAGCACGAGATTGTCGATGGCGTTGTCCAGAGTATCAAGCTGATCACCGAGGAGGCCTCCAAGCGTGTGGCCGAGTACGCCTTCCAGTATGCCAAGAACAATAACCGCAAGAAGGTGACCGTTGTGCACAAGGCGAACATTAT GCGCATGTCCGACGGTCTGTTCCTGCGTTGTGTGCGCGACATGGCCCAGAAGTTCCCGGAAATCCAGTTCGAGGAGCGTTACCTGGACACGGTGTGCCTGAACATGGTGCAGAATCCCGGCAAATACGATGTGCTG GTGATGCCCAATCTGTATGGTGATATTCTGTCTGATATGTGCGCCGGTTTGGTCGGCGGTCTTGGACTGACGCCCTCTGGCAACATGGGCCTGAATGGAGCCCTGTTCGAGTCCGTGCACGGCACTGCCCCCGATATTGCCGGAAAGGATCTGGCCAATCCTACTGCCCTGCTGCTGTCTGCAGTGATGATGCTGCGCCATATGGAGCTCAACCAGTATGCGGATAAGATCGAGCGCGCTGCCTTCGAGACAATCAAGGAGAGCAAGTATCTCACTGGCGATCTCGGTGGCCGTGCCAAGTGCTCCGAGTTCACAAACGAGATCTGCTCCAAGCTGTAG
- the CoRest gene encoding REST corepressor isoform X1 yields MVLAERNTTDVVRNGRRSRGPSPNTHTTGSGGGGVPNSGSLAGSGGGAGGGGGNSANASSNDKAATAVPGAGTPESSDDDNSTKRNGKTKAKQSEYEEKIRVGRDYQAVCPPLVPEVERRPELMNERALLVWSPTKEIPDLKLEEYISVAKEKYGYNGEQALGMLFWHKHDLERAVMDLANFTPFPDEWTIEDKVLFEQAFQFHGKSFHRIRQMLPDKSIASLVKYYYSWKKTRHRSSAMDRQEKAIKAAVKEGSENGSEVGSNEESDTDDKKGQSSNGDIASASGSITTTPTTISNNTSNIANNNNNNNNNNNTNSNASNSGENNNNNNNHGGAGSNSSSNNTSSNDLDTDQQLGIIYAQGDEVLGFGTSFTEGATTNGANNNNNNNNDGSAGNSNDRIVVGGFCKTCHVVCHVLFDSPLGRMCKSCHTHWRRTGNRRPISGPESNAPRRSTHNSAAAADRSKRKPPKGMYINHDDLTALASCENPIQYLSEGDRKITSLMAEIQKNRQMMEQLDKECDAINVEEVATKSSVANAETAAVQPRISARWLPDEIQVALLAIREYGKNYPMIAKLVTTKTEAHVRTFFVNNRRRYNLDQIVKEYEAGKSEESGAEEQTEAAVVEGGGAAAAAVTAGAATANAAVDTPAVVAAATARKPSTEASNNGVDPSPESQAKKEELKKPEPAKSAGTEATSVTVANAASTPASSSSSSSGTASASALASATASTATVSSSAAPGSVAGATGSKTSTATITITDESDTATNSSSDVVTAGATTAAAAAATSSPTSASAAPAPKEETTATSTATAAATGGAGASPAVANSSIKRDSSAMSTAADQQPPAKKIALSGSTVELLGK; encoded by the exons ATGGTGCTGGCCGAGCGCAATACCACCGATGTGGTACGCAACGGTCGCCGTTCCCGCGGTCCCAGTCCCAACACGCACACCACTGgcagcggcggtggcggcgtcCCTAATAGTGGCAGCCTCGCCGGCAGCGGTGGTGGAGcgggcggcggtggtggcaaTTCGGCGAACGCCTCCTCCAACGACAAAGCAGCCACAGCCGTACCGGGTGCGGGCACGCCGGAGAGCTCCGACGACGACAACT caacaaagcGGAACGGCAAGACCAAAGCCAAGCAGTCGGAGTACGAAG AGAAAATCCGCGTGGGACGTGACTATCAGGCAGTGTGTCCGCCGCTCGTTCCGGAAGTGGAGCGTCGCCCGGAGCTGATGAATGAACGCGCCCTCCTGGTCTGGTCGCCCACCAAGGAGATACCGGATCTCAAAC TGGAGGAGTACATTTCAGTGGCCAAGGAGAAGTATGGCTATAATGGCGAACAGGCTTTGGGCATGCTTTTCTGGCACAAACACGATCTTGAGCGAGCCGTAATGGATTTGGCCAACTTCACGCCCTTCCCCGACGAGTGGACCATCGAGGACAAGGTGCTGTTCGAGCAGGCCTTTCAGTTTCACGGGAAAAGTTTCCACCGCATCCGCCAGATG CTGCCAGACAAATCCATTGCCAGTTTGGTCAAGTATTACTACTCGTGGAAGAAGACGCGTCATCGCAGCAGCGCAATGGATCGGCAGGAGAAGGCCATTAAGGCGGCGGTCAAGGAGGGCTCCGAGAACGgcagcgaggtgggcagtaatGAGGAGTCTGATACCGATGACAAG AAGGGACAAAGCAGCAATGGCGATATTGCTTCCGCCAGTGGAAGCATTAccacaacaccaacaacaatcAGCAACAACACTAGCAACATtgccaacaacaataataataacaacaacaacaacaataccaACTCCAATGCCAGCAATAGTGgagagaacaacaacaacaacaacaatcatgGAGGAGCCggtagcaacagcagcagcaacaacaccagctCCAATGACCTGGACACGGATCAGCAGCTGGGCATCATCTATGCCCAAGGTGACGAAGTTCTTGGCTTTGGCACATCATTCACTGAGGGGGCAACCACCAAtggcgccaacaacaacaacaataacaataacgaTGGGAGCGCTGGAAACAGCAACGATCGCATTGTAGTTGGCGGTTTTTGCAAGACATGTCATGTGGTATGCCACGTTCTGTTCGATTCCCCGCTGGGGCGCATGTGCAAAAGTTGTCACACGCACTGGAG GCGCACGGGCAACCGGCGTCCCATATCCGGGCCGGAGAGCAATGCCCCCCGACGATCCACTCACAACAGCGCCGCTGCAGCTGATCGCTCCAAGCGCAAGCCGCCCAAGGGCATGTACATCAACCACGACGATCTCACTGCGCTGGCGAGCTGCGAGAATCCCATTCAATACTTGTCGGAAGGGGATCGCAAGATTACCTCCCTCATGGCCGAA ATACAAAAGAACAGGCAGATGATGGAGCAACTGGACAAGGAATGCGATGCCATCAACGTCGAGGAGGTGGCCACCAAGTCGTCGGTGGCCAATGCAGAGACGGCAGCCGTCCAGCCACGCATCTCAGCTCGCTGGCTGCCGGACGAGATACAAGTGGCTCTCCTGGCGATTCGCGAGTACGGCAAGAATTATCCG ATGATTGCCAAGCTGGTGACCACCAAGACGGAGGCGCATGTGCGTACCTTTTTCGTGAACAATCGGCGTCGTTACAATCTCGACCAGAtcgtcaaggagtacgaggctGGCAAATCCGAGGAGTCCGGTGCGGAGGAGCAGACCGAAGCGGCTGTCGttgaaggaggaggagcagcagcagcagcagtaacagccggagcagcaacagctaaCGCTGCTGTTGATACGCCGGCGGTCGtagccgccgccaccgccagaAAGCCGTCCACCGAAGCCAGCAACAACGGGGTTGATCCAAGCCCAGAATCGCAGGCCAAGAAGGAGGAACTCAAGAAGCCTGAGCCGGCAAAGAGCGCTGGCACCGAGGCTACTTCGGTGACTGTGGCCAATGCCGCCAGCACTCCAgcttcatcgtcgtcgtcgtcgtcgggtACGGCCTCGGCCTCGGCCCTGGCTTCAGCTACGGCTTCGACAGCCACAGTTAGTTCCAGCGCAGCTCCTGGTTCGGTGGCTGGTGCCACCGGCAGCAAGACCAGCACTgccaccatcaccatcaccgaCGAGTCCGACACAGCCACTAACTCAAGCAGCGATGTGGTTACCGCTGGGGCCAccaccgctgccgccgccgctgccactTCATCACCGACCAGCGCTAGTGCTGCGCCCGCTCCAAAAGAAGAGACAACCGCCACGAGcacggcaacagcagcagccacaggagGAGCTGGTGCTAGTCCAGCAGTTGCGAATTCCAGTATCAAGCGTGACAGTTCCGCGATG aGCACTGCCGCCGATCAGCAGCCGCCAGCCAAGAAGATAGCGCTCAGTGGCAGCACCGTGGAGCTGCTGGGCAAGTAA
- the CoRest gene encoding REST corepressor isoform X3, protein MVLAERNTTDVVRNGRRSRGPSPNTHTTGSGGGGVPNSGSLAGSGGGAGGGGGNSANASSNDKAATAVPGAGTPESSDDDNSTKRNGKTKAKQSEYEEKIRVGRDYQAVCPPLVPEVERRPELMNERALLVWSPTKEIPDLKLEEYISVAKEKYGYNGEQALGMLFWHKHDLERAVMDLANFTPFPDEWTIEDKVLFEQAFQFHGKSFHRIRQMLPDKSIASLVKYYYSWKKTRHRSSAMDRQEKAIKAAVKEGSENGSEVGSNEESDTDDKKGQSSNGDIASASGSITTTPTTISNNTSNIANNNNNNNNNNNTNSNASNSGENNNNNNNHGGAGSNSSSNNTSSNDLDTDQQLGIIYAQGDEVLGFGTSFTEGATTNGANNNNNNNNDGSAGNSNDRIVVGGFCKTCHVVCHVLFDSPLGRMCKSCHTHWRYKRTGR, encoded by the exons ATGGTGCTGGCCGAGCGCAATACCACCGATGTGGTACGCAACGGTCGCCGTTCCCGCGGTCCCAGTCCCAACACGCACACCACTGgcagcggcggtggcggcgtcCCTAATAGTGGCAGCCTCGCCGGCAGCGGTGGTGGAGcgggcggcggtggtggcaaTTCGGCGAACGCCTCCTCCAACGACAAAGCAGCCACAGCCGTACCGGGTGCGGGCACGCCGGAGAGCTCCGACGACGACAACT caacaaagcGGAACGGCAAGACCAAAGCCAAGCAGTCGGAGTACGAAG AGAAAATCCGCGTGGGACGTGACTATCAGGCAGTGTGTCCGCCGCTCGTTCCGGAAGTGGAGCGTCGCCCGGAGCTGATGAATGAACGCGCCCTCCTGGTCTGGTCGCCCACCAAGGAGATACCGGATCTCAAAC TGGAGGAGTACATTTCAGTGGCCAAGGAGAAGTATGGCTATAATGGCGAACAGGCTTTGGGCATGCTTTTCTGGCACAAACACGATCTTGAGCGAGCCGTAATGGATTTGGCCAACTTCACGCCCTTCCCCGACGAGTGGACCATCGAGGACAAGGTGCTGTTCGAGCAGGCCTTTCAGTTTCACGGGAAAAGTTTCCACCGCATCCGCCAGATG CTGCCAGACAAATCCATTGCCAGTTTGGTCAAGTATTACTACTCGTGGAAGAAGACGCGTCATCGCAGCAGCGCAATGGATCGGCAGGAGAAGGCCATTAAGGCGGCGGTCAAGGAGGGCTCCGAGAACGgcagcgaggtgggcagtaatGAGGAGTCTGATACCGATGACAAG AAGGGACAAAGCAGCAATGGCGATATTGCTTCCGCCAGTGGAAGCATTAccacaacaccaacaacaatcAGCAACAACACTAGCAACATtgccaacaacaataataataacaacaacaacaacaataccaACTCCAATGCCAGCAATAGTGgagagaacaacaacaacaacaacaatcatgGAGGAGCCggtagcaacagcagcagcaacaacaccagctCCAATGACCTGGACACGGATCAGCAGCTGGGCATCATCTATGCCCAAGGTGACGAAGTTCTTGGCTTTGGCACATCATTCACTGAGGGGGCAACCACCAAtggcgccaacaacaacaacaataacaataacgaTGGGAGCGCTGGAAACAGCAACGATCGCATTGTAGTTGGCGGTTTTTGCAAGACATGTCATGTGGTATGCCACGTTCTGTTCGATTCCCCGCTGGGGCGCATGTGCAAAAGTTGTCACACGCACTGGAG ATACAAAAGAACAGGCAGATGA
- the CoRest gene encoding REST corepressor isoform X2, translated as MVLAERNTTDVVRNGRRSRGPSPNTHTTGSGGGGVPNSGSLAGSGGGAGGGGGNSANASSNDKAATAVPGAGTPESSDDDNSTKRNGKTKAKQSEYEEKIRVGRDYQAVCPPLVPEVERRPELMNERALLVWSPTKEIPDLKLEEYISVAKEKYGYNGEQALGMLFWHKHDLERAVMDLANFTPFPDEWTIEDKVLFEQAFQFHGKSFHRIRQMLPDKSIASLVKYYYSWKKTRHRSSAMDRQEKAIKAAVKEGSENGSEVGSNEESDTDDKIQKNRQMMEQLDKECDAINVEEVATKSSVANAETAAVQPRISARWLPDEIQVALLAIREYGKNYPMIAKLVTTKTEAHVRTFFVNNRRRYNLDQIVKEYEAGKSEESGAEEQTEAAVVEGGGAAAAAVTAGAATANAAVDTPAVVAAATARKPSTEASNNGVDPSPESQAKKEELKKPEPAKSAGTEATSVTVANAASTPASSSSSSSGTASASALASATASTATVSSSAAPGSVAGATGSKTSTATITITDESDTATNSSSDVVTAGATTAAAAAATSSPTSASAAPAPKEETTATSTATAAATGGAGASPAVANSSIKRDSSAMSTAADQQPPAKKIALSGSTVELLGK; from the exons ATGGTGCTGGCCGAGCGCAATACCACCGATGTGGTACGCAACGGTCGCCGTTCCCGCGGTCCCAGTCCCAACACGCACACCACTGgcagcggcggtggcggcgtcCCTAATAGTGGCAGCCTCGCCGGCAGCGGTGGTGGAGcgggcggcggtggtggcaaTTCGGCGAACGCCTCCTCCAACGACAAAGCAGCCACAGCCGTACCGGGTGCGGGCACGCCGGAGAGCTCCGACGACGACAACT caacaaagcGGAACGGCAAGACCAAAGCCAAGCAGTCGGAGTACGAAG AGAAAATCCGCGTGGGACGTGACTATCAGGCAGTGTGTCCGCCGCTCGTTCCGGAAGTGGAGCGTCGCCCGGAGCTGATGAATGAACGCGCCCTCCTGGTCTGGTCGCCCACCAAGGAGATACCGGATCTCAAAC TGGAGGAGTACATTTCAGTGGCCAAGGAGAAGTATGGCTATAATGGCGAACAGGCTTTGGGCATGCTTTTCTGGCACAAACACGATCTTGAGCGAGCCGTAATGGATTTGGCCAACTTCACGCCCTTCCCCGACGAGTGGACCATCGAGGACAAGGTGCTGTTCGAGCAGGCCTTTCAGTTTCACGGGAAAAGTTTCCACCGCATCCGCCAGATG CTGCCAGACAAATCCATTGCCAGTTTGGTCAAGTATTACTACTCGTGGAAGAAGACGCGTCATCGCAGCAGCGCAATGGATCGGCAGGAGAAGGCCATTAAGGCGGCGGTCAAGGAGGGCTCCGAGAACGgcagcgaggtgggcagtaatGAGGAGTCTGATACCGATGACAAG ATACAAAAGAACAGGCAGATGATGGAGCAACTGGACAAGGAATGCGATGCCATCAACGTCGAGGAGGTGGCCACCAAGTCGTCGGTGGCCAATGCAGAGACGGCAGCCGTCCAGCCACGCATCTCAGCTCGCTGGCTGCCGGACGAGATACAAGTGGCTCTCCTGGCGATTCGCGAGTACGGCAAGAATTATCCG ATGATTGCCAAGCTGGTGACCACCAAGACGGAGGCGCATGTGCGTACCTTTTTCGTGAACAATCGGCGTCGTTACAATCTCGACCAGAtcgtcaaggagtacgaggctGGCAAATCCGAGGAGTCCGGTGCGGAGGAGCAGACCGAAGCGGCTGTCGttgaaggaggaggagcagcagcagcagcagtaacagccggagcagcaacagctaaCGCTGCTGTTGATACGCCGGCGGTCGtagccgccgccaccgccagaAAGCCGTCCACCGAAGCCAGCAACAACGGGGTTGATCCAAGCCCAGAATCGCAGGCCAAGAAGGAGGAACTCAAGAAGCCTGAGCCGGCAAAGAGCGCTGGCACCGAGGCTACTTCGGTGACTGTGGCCAATGCCGCCAGCACTCCAgcttcatcgtcgtcgtcgtcgtcgggtACGGCCTCGGCCTCGGCCCTGGCTTCAGCTACGGCTTCGACAGCCACAGTTAGTTCCAGCGCAGCTCCTGGTTCGGTGGCTGGTGCCACCGGCAGCAAGACCAGCACTgccaccatcaccatcaccgaCGAGTCCGACACAGCCACTAACTCAAGCAGCGATGTGGTTACCGCTGGGGCCAccaccgctgccgccgccgctgccactTCATCACCGACCAGCGCTAGTGCTGCGCCCGCTCCAAAAGAAGAGACAACCGCCACGAGcacggcaacagcagcagccacaggagGAGCTGGTGCTAGTCCAGCAGTTGCGAATTCCAGTATCAAGCGTGACAGTTCCGCGATG aGCACTGCCGCCGATCAGCAGCCGCCAGCCAAGAAGATAGCGCTCAGTGGCAGCACCGTGGAGCTGCTGGGCAAGTAA
- the CoRest gene encoding REST corepressor isoform X4 → MVLAERNTTDVVRNGRRSRGPSPNTHTTGSGGGGVPNSGSLAGSGGGAGGGGGNSANASSNDKAATAVPGAGTPESSDDDNSTKRNGKTKAKQSEYEEKIRVGRDYQAVCPPLVPEVERRPELMNERALLVWSPTKEIPDLKLEEYISVAKEKYGYNGEQALGMLFWHKHDLERAVMDLANFTPFPDEWTIEDKVLFEQAFQFHGKSFHRIRQMLPDKSIASLVKYYYSWKKTRHRSSAMDRQEKAIKAAVKEGSENGSEVGSNEESDTDDKIIAVPAYIS, encoded by the exons ATGGTGCTGGCCGAGCGCAATACCACCGATGTGGTACGCAACGGTCGCCGTTCCCGCGGTCCCAGTCCCAACACGCACACCACTGgcagcggcggtggcggcgtcCCTAATAGTGGCAGCCTCGCCGGCAGCGGTGGTGGAGcgggcggcggtggtggcaaTTCGGCGAACGCCTCCTCCAACGACAAAGCAGCCACAGCCGTACCGGGTGCGGGCACGCCGGAGAGCTCCGACGACGACAACT caacaaagcGGAACGGCAAGACCAAAGCCAAGCAGTCGGAGTACGAAG AGAAAATCCGCGTGGGACGTGACTATCAGGCAGTGTGTCCGCCGCTCGTTCCGGAAGTGGAGCGTCGCCCGGAGCTGATGAATGAACGCGCCCTCCTGGTCTGGTCGCCCACCAAGGAGATACCGGATCTCAAAC TGGAGGAGTACATTTCAGTGGCCAAGGAGAAGTATGGCTATAATGGCGAACAGGCTTTGGGCATGCTTTTCTGGCACAAACACGATCTTGAGCGAGCCGTAATGGATTTGGCCAACTTCACGCCCTTCCCCGACGAGTGGACCATCGAGGACAAGGTGCTGTTCGAGCAGGCCTTTCAGTTTCACGGGAAAAGTTTCCACCGCATCCGCCAGATG CTGCCAGACAAATCCATTGCCAGTTTGGTCAAGTATTACTACTCGTGGAAGAAGACGCGTCATCGCAGCAGCGCAATGGATCGGCAGGAGAAGGCCATTAAGGCGGCGGTCAAGGAGGGCTCCGAGAACGgcagcgaggtgggcagtaatGAGGAGTCTGATACCGATGACAAG ATAATCGCCGTGCCTGCATACATCTCATAA
- the LOC108079173 gene encoding deubiquitinase DESI2 translates to MFSLSGSELTVFDRRYREPVLLNVYDLCHLNDYTITVGLGVFHSGIELYGTEYGYGGHNIPGMSGIFEMEPCNSKHELGEQFRFREKILLGYTGLSREAVRHIAERLGRRQFSGRAYHIVSHNCNHFSIKMADILCGRPIPGWVNRLANLVARVPFLVSYLTPPHQRRRERERERERERELQRQRQRCSCKHCH, encoded by the coding sequence ATGTTCAGTCTGAGCGGTTCCGAGCTGACCGTCTTCGATCGACGCTACAGGGAGCCGGTGCTGCTCAATGTGTACGATCTGTGCCACCTAAACGATTATACCATTACCGTGGGCCTGGGCGTCTTTCACTCGGGCATCGAGCTGTATGGAACTGAGTATGGCTATGGCGGACACAACATACCCGGCATGTCTGGCATCTTTGAGATGGAGCCTTGCAACAGCAAGCACGAGCTGGGAGAGCAGTTCCGTTTCCGTGAGAAAATCCTGCTGGGCTACACGGGTCTCAGCAGGGAGGCAGTGCGGCACATCGCTGAGAGGCTGGGCAGGCGGCAGTTCTCTGGACGCGCTTACCACATCGTATCACATAATTGTAATCACTTCTCCATCAAGATGGCCGACATACTCTGCGGACGCCCCATACCCGGTTGGGTTAATCGGCTGGCCAATCTGGTGGCCCGTGTCCCGTTCCTCGTCAGCTACCTGACTCCGCCGCACCAGCGTCGCCGTGAGCGTGAACGTGAACGTGAACGTGAGCGTGAACTTCAACGTCAACGTCAACGTTGCAGCTGCAAACACTGCCACTGA